From Vigna angularis cultivar LongXiaoDou No.4 chromosome 11, ASM1680809v1, whole genome shotgun sequence:
GAATCTTTTTCTGTCTTTGAACAAAGGTTTTGCCTGTAATAAAACATATACAATGCATTATAAGCTAGTGATTTTGGAAGACAATGCATTAACAaccttaaaaacaaaaaattctcTTCACCAACATCAATATTGACATTTTCTTATGTTAAGAATGAGTTGAAAGCCCTACATTggattaaaaatgaaaaatttgaatGACATATAAGAAACATGTGCCATAAAACCTAACTCCCTTGGGAGGAGACGGTTAAGACAACTCATAACTCAAAGGTATCAATCTCTCCTATTTATCCCAGAAAAAAATATTCCAACAGCATATTCAATCATCTTAAGGAAGCAACTTTAACCTATCTTAATCTGTATTTAGTAAGCACCTTCTTGCAAGAGATGGGCAAATCAAAGCTTCCAACTTTCTTATGGTGAAAATCTTAACTAGTATCAAAGTTTATTAAATGCATTATAAGTAGATGTGTAACATTCTGAAGAAAGTGGGATGAAAGACCATATTGACATACCCATGCAACCAGATTTTGTTCTTTAGGAGGTTTCATGTGGTCAATGGCCTTTCTGCCTGTGATGATCTCCAAAAGAACAACTCCAAAGCTATAAATGTCAGACTTGAACGTCAATTGACCCGTCATTGCATAATCTGGTGCACAATACCCATATGTTCCCATAACTCTTGTTGAAACGTGGGTCTTATCACCACTTGGTCCTACTTTTGCCAACCCAAAATCTGATAACTTGGGATGATAATCCTCACCTAATAAAATATTGGAGCATTTCAAATCACGGTATATGACAGGAGGCTTCATTTTATCATGCAAATACTCTAACCCTCTAGCTGCACCAGCTGCAATTTTTATTCTCGTGTTCCAATCAAGTGCTTTTCTGCTACGTGGAAGATCtgacaaaatcaacaaaataacaAGTTATAAACCAAGGTCAGAGAAAATCTTCCCACACATTTTGTTCTAGCTGaagaaaattaagataataggatagaaaaatatatatctatataccCTGCAAACGCTTCTCCAAAGATCCCAATGGCATGTACTCATAAACCAATAGCCTCTGCTCTCCCTCAGCACAAAACCCAATTAACTTTACCAAATTAGGGTGATCTGCCAAACTCAATGTCAATACTTCAACAACAAATTCCCTAATTCCTTGATGCCCATAAGGGTCTAGTTGCTTTACTGCCACAACCTATGCAGACAAAAACAAACCTCAATATCACCAAACCTTTATTACCATATAAAACTCGGTCCAAATGATttgctgatttttttttattgttctatTCTGTActctcaaaatatatttaaaaagttttaaatatattttaaaacaaaaaaaatgagtaTCTATCAAATACTATGAAAGTAGAGTGATGTCATACAAAAGTTGCATAAACATTGTAAGACAATTTTGGTTGCGTACCTGATTTAATTTCTCTATGCACCCCTTATAAACCTTGCCAAACCCTCCTTCGCCCAGAAAGCAATCTGACCTAAATTTCCTTGTTGCAGCTGCAAGCTCGTCAAAAGTAAATGTCTGTGCTCGGTAACTTCTAACGTTTACCTCATCAGAAACCTCTTGTAAATTCAAATTCTTCACGTCAACAGATAGCTGATCAGGCTTTCGATGATGATTATCTTCACTTTTACCATTcactttcaaattaattttgacAACTACGAAAAAATTGAGCACACACGTGCATATACAAAATCAACATCACGTGAAGGTCAGAGATCAAACAAAATTATGCATAGATTCATCTAAGGATACCACAGATGATAAAAACCTATCGCTGTTAAAATTCAAAAAGGAAAGGTAAAACCAAATGATTGGATTATGATCGCACCATTCAATCaacaaacacaaaattaaaaaaaaaaacaacaaccaaGTTTATGGTTCATGGAACGACGAACA
This genomic window contains:
- the LOC108333091 gene encoding probable serine/threonine-protein kinase PBL5; its protein translation is MATTQRTPFLALSGSSLERRENGKKNMGCFSCTGKSSKKSNNVNRTQKHIAAVVKINLKVNGKSEDNHHRKPDQLSVDVKNLNLQEVSDEVNVRSYRAQTFTFDELAAATRKFRSDCFLGEGGFGKVYKGCIEKLNQVVAVKQLDPYGHQGIREFVVEVLTLSLADHPNLVKLIGFCAEGEQRLLVYEYMPLGSLEKRLQDLPRSRKALDWNTRIKIAAGAARGLEYLHDKMKPPVIYRDLKCSNILLGEDYHPKLSDFGLAKVGPSGDKTHVSTRVMGTYGYCAPDYAMTGQLTFKSDIYSFGVVLLEIITGRKAIDHMKPPKEQNLVAWAKPLFKDRKRFCEMVDPLLEGRYPVRGLYQVLAIAAMCVQEQPSMRPVIADVVTALNYLESQKYDPQVHLIQSSRNGYYSSRARSQNRRAAGYGSEPRPCKVGHKLLVSDGNSSSGSESESYIKGLSSPRTRSEGHQHFYRNNDSGTDSSAD